In Chryseobacterium sp. C-71, the genomic window TATTTGTAAGCAATTCCACAGAATCTGATGTGGTGAACTGTAAAATAATTTCAGACATTTCAAAAGCAGTTTGGGATGATTTTAGTAAGTAAATATTAAAGCTTATTTTTAAAACAAATTTTATGAAAAAAATAATATTATCATTCGCACTATTTAGCTGTGCACTTTTTCTTGCGCAGAAAAGCGAAAGCTATCTAAAACTAAGTTACAGCAGCATGTGTTGCGGAACTCCCTCCACTGCTCCTGTGATGAATTATATTGAAAGTTTTCAAGGTAAATCTAAAGCAAAAAAGGTTGAGATTTTCAGAAAATCCGGCTTAGGAAGAGAAGGTGAATTTGCATTGTATATCGGGATTGACGCACTTCCAAAAAGTAAGAGAATTAAATTTGTAAAAGGTTTGGAAACTACCGTCAATTCGCAAAACAATTCAAGAGACAAAAACAGCGGCGGAACTGTTTTTTTCACAAGCTCTGAACTTGTGAAGAAAAATGATTTAACTCAAATAAAAAATTTAATTTCATATAAAAAAGAACAATTAAAATGATCAAAAACATTGTAGTTATCGGGGCTGGAACCATGGGAAATGGTATTGCACACACCTTCGCACAAAGCGGTTTTAGTGTAAATTTGGTAGATGTTTCTCAGGATGCTTTAGACAGAGGATTGAAAACCATCACCACCAACCTTGACAGAATAATTGCAAAGGGAAACCTTACAGAAGAACAAAAATCAGAAACTTTAGGAAATATCACAACATTCACTGCGTTGAAAGATGCGGTTACCAATGCAGATTTAGTGGTGGAAGCAGCTACAGAAAATCAGGATTTAAAACTGAAAATCTTTGCTGAGATGGATGAGTATGCTCCTGAAAACTGCATTTTATCTACCAATACCTCTTCAATATCTATTACTAAAATTGCATCGGCAACAAAAAGAGCTGATAAAGTGATCGGAATGCACTTTATGAATCCTGTTCCTATCATGAAATTGGTTGAGATCATCAAGGGCTACTCTACTTCTAAAGAAACTTTTGATGCCATCTACGAAATGAGTAAAAATTTAGGAAAAGTTCCTGTTGAAGTAAACGACTATCCAGGGTTTGTAGCCAACAGAATCTTAATGCCGATGATTAATGAATCGATTGAAACTTTATATAATGGCGTTGCCGGAGTAGAGGAAATCGATACCGTAATGAAATTAGGGATGGCTCACCCGATGGGACCTTTGCAGTTAGCTGATTTTATTGGTCTTGACGTGTGCTTGGCAATTTTAAATGTGATGTACGATGGTTTCAAAAATCCAAAATATGCTCCGAATCCATTATTGGTAAATATGGTAATGGCCGGAAAACTGGGAGTAAAATCCGGAGAAGGTTTTTATGACTATTCTGAAAGCAAAAAAGCTGAGAAAGTGGCAAAAATGTTTTCAAAATAACTTCTTAATTATGAGTTGTGAGTTTTAAGTTATAAATTTGGCTGCAATCTAATGCAACCCGATGAAACTTAAAGAAAAATACATTCAAATATCAATGGTCATCATTACTTTAGTGATGACCATTTTGCGTTTTTTATTAAATGAGAAAGGAAGAGTAACACCCGATTCTATTCGTTACATGCGATTTGCAGATGCTTTACCAACAATAGATAATACAATTACTCCGTTAGGCTATCCTTTAAGCATCCGATTTTTCACTTACTTTGCTTTTGATGAATTTTGGAGTAGTAAAATTGTCGGAATCATTTCATTTCTTCTGATCATCATCTTTGCGTGGAAAAAAGATTTTTATCTTAAAGAATCTATTGTTGTTTGTTCATTTCTA contains:
- a CDS encoding 3-hydroxybutyryl-CoA dehydrogenase, producing MKNIVVIGAGTMGNGIAHTFAQSGFSVNLVDVSQDALDRGLKTITTNLDRIIAKGNLTEEQKSETLGNITTFTALKDAVTNADLVVEAATENQDLKLKIFAEMDEYAPENCILSTNTSSISITKIASATKRADKVIGMHFMNPVPIMKLVEIIKGYSTSKETFDAIYEMSKNLGKVPVEVNDYPGFVANRILMPMINESIETLYNGVAGVEEIDTVMKLGMAHPMGPLQLADFIGLDVCLAILNVMYDGFKNPKYAPNPLLVNMVMAGKLGVKSGEGFYDYSESKKAEKVAKMFSK